CTCTTGCTCTGCCACTGATTATAGTGACTACCAGAATGACCTCTCAACCGTATGTCAGTTCCACCGCATGTCGACGTCTGCTTTGATTTTCTAATGTTTTCCTTTTGTATAACAGGTATCCTCGTACATTTCCCTAATATCTCAAGTTGTCGGAAGACCCAAAGTCGTCTGTTATCAGCCGAAACCCACCGACCATTGATTAATGTTACAGATATAGGAGGTATATGCGAAATAGAAATCCTGTAaaggaataaataaaaataatactttaattaaacatacaattatagTTATTTCGAAAGTTGACTAAAGTTGGAGAACCTACACGTTACGAGTTGTCTTTTTGTGATTATCATTTGCACCaagtaaaatatcaaaaagaaatacatacctCCTTTCACAAAGATCATCCAGTGTTTCACCTATTAGCTTGTTATTGTGTGTAAACGAGCAGCTGATACTGTTCTGAGAATAATATATTTCCGAAGGTTTTAGTTGTAGTGCCATTTTAGAatatatggta
This window of the Mercenaria mercenaria strain notata chromosome 5, MADL_Memer_1, whole genome shotgun sequence genome carries:
- the LOC123556791 gene encoding uncharacterized protein LOC123556791 — encoded protein: MALQLKPSEIYYSQNSISCSFTHNNKLIGETLDDLCERRISISHIPPISVTLINGRWVSADNRRLWVFRQLEILGKCTRIPVIQKENIRKSKQTSTCGGTDIRLRGHSGSHYNQWQSKSFEMNTDSYLVSTSYWYDVDVDGDPGGRWYKTDKEESSPGSDTMQIIAKCSLAIGTLLMMVATKQLIDNNRFNKSK